In Caloenas nicobarica isolate bCalNic1 chromosome 22, bCalNic1.hap1, whole genome shotgun sequence, the genomic window AACCAGAGATTCATTCTCTTTTCGTCATCCATAAACGTGTTTCTCTAACTATGTTCCTTTTCAGTACCCGCACGCGGTCGGGAAGAACACCCTCCTGATCGCCGGCCTCCAAGCCCGCAACAACGCCCGTGTTGTTTTCAGCGGCTCCTTGGATTTCTTTAGCGATGCTTTCTTCAATTCCgctgtgcagaaagctgcccCTGGCTCCAAGAGGTACTGTGGCTTCCTGGCGTCCCTGCCCGGGGAATATTTGGTGAAGAAAGTCATGGGaaacaggcaaaaaatatttacgtgatgggaaagagcagaaagcTTGAATTAAACTGGGTAACGCCTTTGTTTGGCGTCGTGGACCAAAGCGCTTTGGGAATTAATTCCTTCCTCTGACCCTGGGgagctttttcttgctttcatgtCTGTTATAGGCTTGATTTTTGGCGTGTGGTGGATTTTTTGGCGTGGCTGCCTTGCTTTCTTCACCTTCCTTCCTCCGCAGGTACTCGCAGACGGGCAATTACGAGCTGGCCGTTGCCTTGTCGCGCTGGGTGTTCAAGGAGGAGGGAGTGCTGCGCGTGGGGGCCGTGTCCCACCACCGCGTGGGGGAACTCGCGCCTCCCAACGCCTACACCGTCACTGACCTCGTGGTGAGGACCAGGAATTGGGGAGAATTTGCACTGGGAACAGGTCAAGGTTCGTTTTCAGGCCTCACTCGTTAACTTGGTACATCGTGTGTTCGTTGCAGGAGTACAGCATCGTCATTGAAAAGCTTTCTGACGGCAAGTGGGTCCCGTTTGATGGTGACGACATTCAGCTGGAGTTTGTCCGCATTGACCCCTTTGTGCGCACCTTCCTGAAGCGGAACGGTGGGTCCCCCAGCTTGGGGCCATTTTTTGTGGGTTCTCCCACTTTGGGGCTGTTTTTTGGTGGATTTTCCCCTCTCGGGGCTGTTTTTGCCGCTTTTTTTCTGCAGCGTCTCCCCTCAACATCACCTCCGTCTCTTTCTCAGGCGGCAAATACAGCGTGAGATTCAAGCTGCCGGATGTCTACGGTGTGTTTCAGTTCAAGGTGGATTATAACCGCCTGGGTTACACCCACCTCTACTCCTCCACCCAGGTGAGCGCGGGGGGAATTAATCACATGATGGGAATTAATTGCGTGGGGGGAATTAGTCGTAGCGGTGGCCGAGCTGCCAGACTCACAGGGACactctgtcccctcccaggtGTCCGTCCGTCCCCTCCAGCACACCCAGTATGAACGTTTCATCCCCTCGGCGTACCCCTACTACGCCGGCGCCTTCTCCATGATGGCTGGACTCTTCATGTTCAGCATCGTCTTCCTGCAcatgaaggagaaggaaaaatccGACTGAGGGAGAAATTCCTCCCGGGAGAAGAAAAGCCTTTTCCGCAGGGACGCTGGTGTGTGACGTGGGAGGACTGGTAGGTGCCAGACACACCGTGGATTTCCATTtggtctttttattttcacacatGAGGACGATTAATGGAAGGAAATTGAAATTTTGAGGGAAATATCTGTCACCAAGGCATCTGCAGACACAGGACCGTGTCGTTCTGTGACAAGTTCAGTGTTTGTCTTGCCCCAATGTGGGAACGATTTTGATTTGAGATTAAGACCCTTCTCAAAATAAAGTCTTGTTCCTCTCGCCCTAGGTTGAAGTGAATTTACCACATGGCTTTTTCGGCTGTGTCCCCAGATTTGCGGGTGGCGCTTGGGGGATGTGTCACCCGCGGgagtttggggtgttttgggggtgggttgtGCAGGAACAGCTGCACGGTGCCGAGACCGGAGAGCGCTGAAAGGTGAAAGGGAGAGTCTGGGGCACCCCGAAAAGCACACTGAGGGGtctggggtgtccccagaggCACACACAGGAAGACCGGGCACCCCGAAAGCCAAGCTGTGCCCTGAAAAGCAACCAAGTGGGTTCAGGGACATCCTGGCAACACCCCAAAATGCACCGGAGGGATCTGGGGGGGAAAAGGCAGCTGGAAGATGCAATCCCAAGAAAACTGGGGTGAAGCGGAGGAGCCAAGGGGGGCAGAGGGTGGGAGACGGAGCTGAGCGGCTCTCGAGGTGCAtcggggggttttttgggtgcaccagggctgttttggggtgcaCTGGGGCTATTTCAGTGTAGAAGATGGGGAAATGGAGCTGggttttcctccctccctgcctggagGGCTGCGGAGCCGGCGATGAACCCGGGGGGTGaattggggctggggggggtgacAGAATTGAATATGTagagggtgagtgtcaggaggatggagccaggctcctctgggtgacagccagtgataggacaaggggcaatgggtgcaaagtggaacacaggaggttccacttaaagatgagaggaaacttcttcctggtgagggtgccagagcctggcccaggctgcccagggaggttgtggagtctccttctctgcagacattccaacccgcctggacaccttctgtgtaacctcatctgggtgttcctgctccgccgggggttggactggatgagctttcgaggtcccttccaacccctgacatgcTGTGATTGACTCCGGGCGCAGGGACCCCGCAGTGCGGCCTCATGGCGAAGGAACCGCCCCCCTCCCTCCAGGCGCCCGCTGATTGGTGGAGCGCCTTTGATTGACGGCTGATCCCTcaccccggggcgggggggggcgggcgcTTTGCGACGGCGGCGCTTGGCGGCGGCGGCActtggcggcggcggggccggtggcggcggcggcgggtcGGCCATGCTGCTCACCGTGTTCTGCCTGCGCCGCGACCGCAGCGAGCTCACCTTCTCCCTCCAGGTGGACGCCGACTTCGAACTGCAAAACTTCCGGGCCCTGTGCGAGCTGGAGTCCGGGATCCCGGCGGCCGAGAGCCAGGTCAGGCCCTGAGCACCGCGGGGAGGGGCCCGCTCGTTCCCCCCCGGAACCCCCGGGGTCCCCTGGGCCGTGTCCCCTCAGCAGCTCCCGGCGCCTCCGCCCCACCGGTTTCCGAGTTTGGGGCGTATTCTGGATGGGAGGGACCCTCCTCACGCCGACCTTTCAGTTTTGAGGAGAAACGcgtctttttttccctcaaaaccctctttttttcccccgcaGTTCCGGGTCTCTGGTGACTCGGTGTCTTACCGGGGTCCCTCCGGGAAGGACTCGGTTTCTTCCCGCAGCGGACctgaaaaggagagggaaaaaaaaaaaaaagggagctCTTTGGAGTTTTTCTTGAGTTTTTCGAGGAATTTGGCGTTTTAACGAGGAAGGATTTGGAGGATGAGGGACGGGAACCGGGGGGGGACCCGTGGTCCCCTAAACCCCGCAGAACGAGGCTGAAACGTTCATGAAAAACAAGGTTTATTTACCATCTCAAACCGCTGCCCGTGTCTGGGATGGAAAGGGTGGATTGAGGCTTTTTCCCCCCCATATTTTTCTTACAGGTGGGGGACAGAACGTCGCGTCCGCCCTGTTCCCCCAACAAAAATTCCCCTCCGGCCCCAAAAACCTGAGGCGGGCTGTGGTGTGGGGACCACTCCCGTCCGTCTGTCTGTACATCTGGGCTTCACTCACTGTTTTGGGTTCAATCTcgcttttatttttgcaatttcTACCCATTTATTGACGCGTCGCTGGACAGGGCGATGTCAGGTCTGTGTCTGCCGGCCGCGCTTGGCAGAGTTTGCGGAGATTTGTGGCTATGGCTTTTGCTCCCTGAGCCTTTTCCCAGTcgaaattaataaaatatttttccagtcgAGCGAATATTAGTCAGCGATGGGAAAACGGCTGAACTGGCTGCGTTCCCTTGCCGAGCAGGTTCCTGATGCTTCACCTGCAGCGTTTTGCTTTTCCCCACTTCCAAGGAGCCTTTtatttgggggtgggaggtTGGTCTAGAGAGGGCAGCAGCCCGAAAGCAAGAGGAGAAAATTCAGGTGAGGTGGATTATcctttaagggaaaaaaaaaaaaatcttgatttttggTAAGTAGAAAGAGAGAAACCACCTTAAATAAAGGTTCCTGTTTGCCCCGAGTCTGTCACAGCACCCAGATTCACTGCCAGGAATGGGCACAACTCCAGGGGCACGTGGAGTGTAAACTCTTTGTTGTCAACTTTGTCCCCCTCGTGTCACCCGCCAGCTCTGGGTGTGTTTTAGGGTATTGAGGGGTCACAGATTTTCCTGGTTATGTTTTGCCAGGAGTTCCCTTCCTCTGCAATTAAACTGCTGCGgtgttttgcagttttattgGTCGCAGGTACCGGGGATCAGCGCTGTGCTTTTTGTCACCACCTCTGCATCCCTTCTGCTCGCCCATCTGCCATTTCTGCATcatcttgctttattttcatgttttctagccatgtatttattgtttctctctctcttctttctgccCAGTGTTTGTGAAGCGGTTTGAGGACCTTTGTGGGGAGAAAGttctaaaattaaaagttaTCAGTGAGGCAGCTTGCTGCGTAGAAGGATTTTGTGGGCTCAAACCATCCTCCACGAACAGGCAGAATTACGTTTACCCAATTTGCTGGTTTACTACTATTCTTTACTGCCATTTTTCCATAACCAAGGTGCGCGTTGGCACAAAAGAGAGGATGAATTTAATTGTCAGGGTTGTGCAGGGCAGAGTAAACCACAGCTGTGCATGGGGGAGAGTTAATCCCGGTTTTATTTTCCGCTGTTTGGGG contains:
- the DDOST gene encoding dolichyl-diphosphooligosaccharide--protein glycosyltransferase 48 kDa subunit, encoding MAAAALRLWGLLALVAAAEGGPRTLVLLENGNLRDTHSLFFRSLADRGFDLTFRTADDAGLSLIKYGEFLYDNLIIFSPSIEDFGGNINVETITAFIDGGGSVLVAASSDIGDPLRELGSECGIEFDEERTAVIDHHNYDISDPGQHTLIVADTENLLKAPTIVGRAALNPILFRGVGMVADPDNPLVLDILTGSSTSYSFFPDKPITQYPHAVGKNTLLIAGLQARNNARVVFSGSLDFFSDAFFNSAVQKAAPGSKRYSQTGNYELAVALSRWVFKEEGVLRVGAVSHHRVGELAPPNAYTVTDLVEYSIVIEKLSDGKWVPFDGDDIQLEFVRIDPFVRTFLKRNGGKYSVRFKLPDVYGVFQFKVDYNRLGYTHLYSSTQVSVRPLQHTQYERFIPSAYPYYAGAFSMMAGLFMFSIVFLHMKEKEKSD